In one Trichlorobacter lovleyi SZ genomic region, the following are encoded:
- a CDS encoding dipeptide epimerase, whose amino-acid sequence MDHIIIRHAHAAVITAPLNTPFRIATGQHDQLENVFFQLKAHDGTCGYGEAAVASHITGETVEQTLANLQKAATQLAGRNGNDPVELIEEFRPLFVGNHAALAAFEMALFDLASRSRGIPFGALFSAAPGCAARPRFQSDITIVIGSLEEAETAARHYAGQGFTAFKIKVGKDHELDLQRVLAVKRIAPDSCLVLDANMGFDATGMRRFLQQLEQHGIRPDLLEQPVPKGDWDGLAAITREFAGSGMLICADESVGSLAAAELAVALKAVNAINIKFMKSGITESVRIAELACRNNIKLMLGAMMESSLAITAAAHFAATLGCFEVIDLDTTFFINGPLSRSPYLDQSGRFDLGAPGPGIGVALKLL is encoded by the coding sequence ATGGATCATATCATTATCAGGCACGCTCACGCCGCTGTCATCACCGCACCGCTGAACACGCCGTTCCGGATCGCCACCGGCCAGCACGACCAGTTGGAAAACGTCTTTTTCCAGCTAAAGGCTCATGATGGAACCTGCGGTTACGGCGAGGCCGCGGTTGCCAGTCATATTACCGGCGAAACCGTGGAGCAAACGCTGGCCAACCTGCAAAAAGCGGCAACGCAACTGGCCGGACGCAACGGCAACGATCCGGTTGAACTGATTGAGGAGTTTCGGCCCCTGTTTGTCGGCAACCATGCTGCCCTGGCCGCCTTTGAGATGGCGCTGTTCGATCTGGCCAGCCGCAGCCGGGGCATACCGTTTGGCGCCTTGTTCAGTGCTGCGCCGGGTTGTGCGGCCAGACCACGCTTTCAAAGTGACATCACCATCGTAATCGGCAGCCTGGAGGAGGCGGAAACCGCTGCCCGCCACTATGCCGGACAGGGCTTCACCGCCTTCAAGATCAAGGTGGGCAAAGACCATGAGCTGGACCTGCAGCGGGTCTTGGCGGTCAAACGAATCGCACCCGACAGCTGCCTGGTGCTGGATGCCAACATGGGCTTTGATGCTACCGGCATGCGGCGTTTCCTGCAACAGCTGGAACAGCACGGCATCCGCCCCGACCTGCTGGAACAACCGGTACCCAAGGGGGATTGGGACGGCCTGGCTGCCATTACGCGGGAGTTTGCCGGTAGCGGCATGCTGATTTGTGCCGACGAAAGTGTCGGTTCCCTGGCAGCTGCAGAGCTGGCAGTCGCGCTGAAAGCGGTCAATGCCATCAATATCAAATTTATGAAGAGCGGTATCACTGAGTCGGTCAGGATTGCCGAGCTGGCCTGCCGCAACAACATCAAACTGATGCTGGGGGCCATGATGGAGAGCAGCCTGGCCATTACCGCCGCAGCCCATTTTGCCGCCACCCTGGGCTGCTTTGAGGTGATTGACCTGGACACCACCTTCTTTATCAACGGCCCGCTCAGTCGCAGTCCCTATCTGGATCAGAGCGGCAGGTTTGATCTGGGCGCCCCCGGACCCGGCATCGGCGTAGCGTTGAAGCTGTTGTAA